A segment of the Anopheles cruzii chromosome 2, idAnoCruzAS_RS32_06, whole genome shotgun sequence genome:
AGCTTGGAAAATGGCAAGCGCTATCACTTTTCCATTGATACTGACGGGTAATGCGTTTCCACAGGTTCTCCGGCACCCGAATCATGCCAAGGCGGGCATCCTGTTTTGGGCCCACCACGAGAAGCTCGTGGTAGTCGACCAGACGTACGCATTCGTTGGCGGGATCGATCTATGCTACGGACGCTGGGACGACTACAAGCACCGTATGACCGATCTGGGTAGTATCTCTTCGTCGACAACCAGCTCCGCCAACAACACTACCATCCGGAAGCCCTCGACCGTGGTGGAACTGGACGAGAACGGGTCCGTGGCGAACTTGCTGAAGTCGAGCAAGAACATTGCCATCGCTACGACGGTCGAACGTCGGGCAGAGCCGGAAGCGCCCCCTCTGTCTCCACAGGCGGAAGACGGTCAGCACCGACAAAAGTTTGTCCAAACACAACCCGATGTGGTGGCGGAAGCGACGGCTGAACAGTCACACAAACTGCTGATTGCGGCCGCCCAAGCTCTTAATCTTGTCGGTGCGGAGCAGACGGCTGACGATCGTGACGCAGCGGGGTTGCcggaaaacattaaacaaaacacTCCGGAAATGGAACGGCGCAACATTATGGGCAAGCTGAAGGATATGGGACGAGATTTAAAGAATCGCATCACACTGACGGACCAGCCGGAACAATCgccggctggcggcggtgtcgATGCTAGCGGAGGGCCGAAGAGCAACGTCAGCAGTCCTCGGTGCCTGTCGGAGGAGGAACGCCGGAAACGGCAGTTGCACGGTGATGGAGATAAGCGGTTCGCGATCGGTAATGGCGAAAGTGTGCTCAGCCCACAGCCGTTCAAAAATAACTTCTTCGAGTTGGACGGTCAGGCCAAACTGTGGATCGGCAAGGATTACATTAACTTCATCGTAAAAGACTTCATCAACCTTGACATGCCTTACGTAGGTAAGTGTGCAGCAGTGCGGCCCAATCGTTGAATCTCTGTTCAAGTTCTCTCATGCTCGTCTTGTAGATTTGGTTGATCGTACGACGACCGTGCGGATGCCGTGGCACGATGTTGCGACCGTTGTCCTGGGACAGGCTGCCCGGGACGTGGCTCGCCACTTTATCGAGCGCTGGAACGCGGTAAAGCTGGAAAAGTGCCGTGAGAACGCGAGCTACCCGTACCTGTTACCCAAGAGCTACAGCGATATGCGGATCGACAGCCGATTTCTGAACGTACCGCTCCACCACGTCACGTGCCAAGTGCTGCGTAGCGCTTCCAGTTGGAATTGCGGCTTTATTGAGCCGGACTACGTCGAGCAGAGTATTCACGAGGCGTACGTGCAGACGATTTCCAAGGCTCAGCACTACATCTACATAGAGAACCAGTTTTTCATCAGCATGGAGTTGGGCAACAGTGTGGTGAAGAACCAGGTGGCCGAGTACCTGTTTAAGCGAATTGTGCGAGCCTACCGCGAAAAGAAGGTGTTCCGGGTGTACGTGGTGATGCCACTGTTGCCAGGTTTCGAGGGCGATGTCGGCGGGGCCACGGGAATCTCTCTGCGCGCCATTACTCACTGGAACTATGCGTCGATTTCGAGGCAAGTTCTCGCCACAACGCACCCTTTCGTAACGGATGGACCGGACCGTGTGCTCATGTGCTATGTACTTTTGTTTTCCAGAGGCAAAACATCACTTTTATCGAGGCTACGCGCGGCAGGAATCGATCGTCCGTGCGAGTACATATCATTCCACAGTTTGCGAACAAACTCCACGCTCAACGGGACGCCGGTAACGGAGCTGATCTACGTGCACTCGAAGTTACTGATCGCTGACGATAAGGTGGTGATCTGTGGCTCGGCCAACATTAACGATCGTTCGTTGCTTGGCAAGCGCGACTCGGAAGTTTGTGTTATGATTACGGTACGTAGTCCACCTAGAGGCCATTCCaggaaaatgtttcacatgTTTGCGTTTCCTTCCGTAGGATGAATCGTTCGAAGAGGGCCGAATGAATGGGGAAGCGTACCCGTGTGGCATTTACGCCGGGAAGTTGCGCAAGTTTCTGTTCCGCGAACATCTGGGGCTGCTCGAGCCGCACCCCAAACGGACACCGATCGACATAACGGATCCGGTGACCGATAGCTTCTGGAACGGGGTCTGGCGCCGGACGTCAAAACGGAACACTATCCTGTACGACGAGGTATTCCGATGCATTCCGTCCGATAATGTGCAATCGTTCGCCATGATGAAGCGGTTTCTGGAGGACAAAAGTTTACTGCAGTCGAACCCGGATGGCATTCAGCAGGCCGTCTCGCGCATCGAGGGCAATCTGGTGGATCTGCCACTGAAGTTCCTTCGCGACGAAGTGCTTACGCCGCCCGGGACCAGCAAGGAAGGCATCATGCCAACGTATATGTGGACGTAGCCGTAGACATAAgatgttttcgtgttttcgctGCCGCTCTCGGTTTAATATCTGGTCGTTTTTATATTCTTCTGACTAACTCCTCGGATCCATCATTCCGGGTGAAAGGCTCTATTCACACGGGTCTCACTCCTCACGATATCATCTTATGTACctcttattttatttattttttatcgttttgaTCCTAACCTGCGCAACGTCTCGCGTGCGTATGCCACGGTATAACGGAATGCAATCCGCCACTTTTACGCGGATCGTACTGTAAAACACGGTTCTTTGCTCTTCCATTCCGGTACAAAAACAGTGGCGCGGTGATGAGCGAGAAAGTTGTTTTAATGTAATAGCTATAGCTGTAAGTGATACGATGCCGTTCGTGAGGCCGATCCTTTGCCtttgtgaaagaaaaaactGATTGATTCGGACACAGCAAGTAACGAATGTTCGCGCACAAAAAACAAGTATCTAATACAACCAACACCGTGCCGGCACAAGTTCACAACCTAGAAGGACAAAGGACAATAAACAGTCGATTCGTGTTTTGTAAACGCTTTGTTTCATTTGAGTTGATTGGCGCGGAATTCATTTCAGTGACCGTTTGGGAATCTCAATATGTCAAACTTGTTGCGGTACACCTCCATTCTGTGCGTACCTTGGTCACCCACTGCACGAACCATTTAGTTACTACAAACCGACAACTGGGGGCGCTGGCAGTCCAAGTTCATCCGACAGAAAATCAGACAAGTCCGACACTATGGGGAAACGATTGACATTTCTATTTGCGAATTTCCGTTATATTTTCTTATGTAAGTTAAATTATTCTTAGAAAACATATCCAACTAACAATAGGTAAATTATTTATGGTTTATTCGAACAATCGAGTGTGCCTATTCCGTTAATACGTAATTACCTGGTACTGAATATACGTTAACATAGTATTATTCTTTAGTGCAATTTAGTGTGCGTAAAATTAACGTGGATAAACTGTGAGTTGAACATAAGTGAattgtaaaatttaatgaaagaCAAATACAGTTTGGAAGAAGTGATTCaacaaaaatggcgcaaaagAAGGCAATTATATGGAGGCCTAACTTGTTGGGACACCTAGGAGGTGAACTTATTAGAAAGTAAACAATAGCGGCATgagtttggatgaagaaatcAACTGATTAATATTCTTTTATAATGTCCGTCTGCATGATATgaattccccatagtgcgatgcagcgatgcgatcgatgatgCGATTCGTCGGAATCCCCCCCAGACCAGACAGGGTCAGTGGACTCTTTTCGccgtggtttggtttttttgggctCCGGCTGGTGCTGGCTGGGTGAAGGTTATCTGGTTGTTTACCTTTAGCCGAAAAcgtatttttttatgttttatgtttcgttatATAGTTTTATCTCTCTTGCGTCGCGTCGTCTtggggtgtttttttgtttggtttccaattttctgTCGCTGATGAGTTTTGTCTGCGACTCCTTCGCACGAGAAAAGCCTCCACGGGCTCCTCAGGATGGGGCTTCGCTCATTTTATTGTGTCTGGCTCATTTACGCAGCACATTCTTCGCAGCTCAGTTATCGTTTGGTTTAGTAGTTCGATTTGAACTTGAAAAGGACACTCCTCTATCAGTCACTTTATGGAATAATTCGTTTTATACGCAAGTATATGGAGTGTTTGCGCTGTTTGAAAGTACGAACCTTGTAAGTATAGATAATCCTCCATTTCTCGTACACAGTTCAGTCGCGTAATAAGTTTGCAATTCAATGAATGGGACACGATTTCtgggagaaaaagagagagatcATCATCACATCCTTTTTTTGCAGTTTCTACCGACTTGCCAAGCAAGGGAGATCCTATACGGAAAGGTTTCTCGGAGCGGCTCATGAGAGGGTAAAAAATGGTCACCGGAGCGTCCCCGTCCTGAACCATCCGCGCACCGCACGTACCGGAGACGGCGGTCATTTCGAACGGTCAGCGAACCGCGTCACGTACCGCACTCTGCCGGCCATTCCCGGGGGCCGTTTTATGGCCTCTCGCGTTTAAAACGCACACCCCGGCTCCGGGTTTGTGGTGGCAGTATTTTGGGGGCTTAACTTTTACACGGATTAGGACGCGATTTCGCCGCCATTAAGGAAGCGgaccgcagcagccgcaacggGTCTCGGCGGGACTTATAGACCGATGTAAACCGTAACCTGTCCGCCTGTCTGGTGGATCCTTTTGCTGCGGGTAATGGAACCGATTGCCCCAATCTTATGTAGCAGATCAGCACTGTTGCAGATAGGAATGAATCCCCAAAACAATTTGTTCGTGATGGGGCCGTTCAGGATATTTAAAAATGTGTAGATAACGGGAACGTTTAGGCTATACGAATAGGGAGTCGGGCCCTTATGTTTGGAGTTACAAATAATTGCAAATCTGTTTCGCAAACGTATCCTATTCTGGTTACTTTCGGCGCTGGAGTGAACCCCAATGTTCCCAATCTGCGATGCTATGCGATGTGCTATTTATGTAAGGTTAGTTCTAAGCTGTTATTCTTGTTTTTGTATGTTTACCTACCGTTTTTGTCGTACCGACGACGGGACCTTGTTTGTGTTGAGTTCAAATTCTTAAAATATGAAGTAAACAATGTTGAAACCACCATCGTAAGGATGTTTCGCCCGAACTTTCCTAGAAAGGCGACTTCGCACTACAAAGCCTGTAAATCTTTGCTTGTTGACGCAATTGGCGATGGGGTCTAAGCCTTtcgtcggccaccgccagTTGCCGCCAGTGTCTTTCCGGCCACCAACTTTCCTGTCTGCCCGTGTCGGGTCGGTGGGGGATCTGCAGTTAGAGTGTCTTCATCGTGTGAAGATTTTGGAGCCAACGCCGTAACCATTATTGACCAAATGTATGCGCCACCCGACGACATTAATGAATTAAAATCCGTTACCACTGGCGGGGTGGGGCGCCGTTTTGATTGTGTTGGTTCAGCGATTGTTGCCTTCGCTTGAAACTTCCGGCGCTCCGACGCCACGGGAGCCTTTTGTGGCGTCCCGGGTTAAAGGTGATGTGATTAATCATGGCATATTTATTCTAGGCCTTGCAAGGCGCCAGGTTCCACTGCCGACACGACCTGACTGCATAAATTATTAATACGTTTCGGTATTTAACCGTCCCGGAGGCTTGAGCTGGCTCGAGATTGATGGGGCCAAAACGGTTGCCCGTTTTCTTATCTGTGCGGTACTTTTCGGCGACCCGTTCGCCGCTCTGTGCTGTACCCCTTTCCTCCGCTAGTAATGctcttccggtgccggaagccAGCAAAGTTCGTCCACCTTCggggcgacgacggcgatgacgaataaatcaaacaaatttcgCCTTTCGGTGGGAAGTGAAATAATGTCGAGAATCCCGGGGCTTCACATTATGCCTCCGTCTGGCTCGGCTCGTCTGGACCCCGCGTCGGACGTCCTGACGTTTGGAGCAGCGCTCCTTCGTTGAGTGAGGAAAGTGATAGGATATTAGTTTAGGATCACTTCaccgctcacacacacacacacacgatccaAGATGTTGCAAGGATCGTCGAGCGAGACCCAAGTCCCCGGGAGCCCGGTTCTGATGATTTACTGTAATGCTCTCTCGAGCATATGGCCGGCGCGGCTACTGGGCGGATGCTTAGCACTTCGGAACACTGATTTAATGCTGCTCGAGCGCAATATTGTGCTCTCCGCCCGGTTTCTGAAGGAAGCCGAGATTTGAGGAAGCGTTTACGCTCCGTGCTCTCCTTGCATTATTTACTGCTTTCCAATTTCCGTGCACTTTACTGCAGCAGCATGTGAAAGATTTCTGGGTGGGTGGGCTTCCCGAAATGGTCAAACTTTTGCTTCGCAAGTCGTTAAGTGTACCCGTTTGAATGGCTTTGGCCATTCGATTTTCATATCTTTCACATAGCGGGTGGATTCAAAAGATATCTATCATTTTTGCATGATTCAGTGAGGCTTTCCTTAGCAGAGTTAGAATGATCCGGCTTGGGTTAAACATGCACGTTTAGGTTTgtaaaatttccattttttcgaaGGTAATTCTGTTATCTCGTTAAGGGCGGAAAACCTTGCCTCTAAAATGGCACTGCTCAGAATTATAGGTTTCTTGAGAAATCTTTTACACCAAGTAACACCTCGAGACACTAACATTCGGTTTAGTTTGGACCTGATCTTTTTTATAAAATGTCCCAAACGGTTTTGCTTTACCAAGCTTAGTAGCTTCTGTTTTATCGAAACAACTATGGTCATGATTTGATTGATCACCCTTTTCGGCAGTTGGTCTTCCAGATAACATGTCGAACGTTAGTCATCACTCTACtatatttgaaaaatgtgatCTTACTTTCGGATTTCGCTGAACGTGGGCAACGAGTTGAACTATTGGCAATTTCGTCGGGTCTCACATTTAATACCAAATCTTGCCAGCCACCAGATCACCGAACCAATCGTCCACTGTCTgcaaaattttgtttttccttagTTTGCACAAAAGATGATTTAAAGTCTGGCCGATTGCCGTGACCACCCCGGGGGCGCGGAGGGCCAACAGAACTCAGATGGAACCGGATCCATTCTCTGGAAACTGTCTTCCCGATCGAAAGCCCACTGGCATTACGTTTTTACGGTCCGGCCCCGTGGTGATGGGCGCGTCAAACCGCGAGGATTCGTTTCGAGGCGTGAGTTCGGCGTTTCAAACGAACCAAAATTGCCATCATAAAATCGCACTTTCCACACACGCTCGATTTCGATTTATGATGCCGTCACGGCCGCGCACTGCGGCTGCTGGCTTCGTGGGAGTTCCGGTTCTGACCGTTCccggttttgcattttgcgaGTTTCTCTTCTTTAAGCTTCTTGCAGCTGCGGACATTCTCAGAATTTTTGCACCGCCACCAGTGGTCCCCGGTGATCCTGACGCATTTTCTCACCACCCGGCGGCTAGTTGAAGGACAGGGCATGTTCTTTTGCCGCTTTTATGGCCGTCCGGCCCGGCTTTGAGGTCAAGCTTTCTGCCCGGTGTGCATCTCGGAGGCATTTGCATCGCGTTCCGTCACACAAGTACCGTCGAGGCAATTAAATTCGTCAGCTACGGCCAGAGGGAAAAGGCTTCCCTTCTGTCGTGCGGGCTGCGTGCCGATTGCGCTTCGATTATGGCTCGCTGCCTGGGTTTTAGTGCGCATTGTGATTTAtggtccggtgtccgggtaTGCGTCGGTTTCTTCGCGAGACATCACTGTTAAATTGCGGCTTTCGTTACGCCACCGCGTGTCAAGCTGCGTTGTGCGGAGGCTGTTGGAGTCTGTGGAGCATAAACATGCGTTGAAGAAGGATGTGCCTGGAAATACAGTCGAACGCTGTAAAAAGCATCGATTCCGTGTTGTTCAGAGAAGATAGAAGAACTTTGAGGAATAACTGAAATGAATATCTTTTCACAAATCCCTTGAAGCAACAACCAAACCCAAATTGGTTTTCATTTTGCACACTGAGCAGCTTCCTTGGATCAGAGAAATCCTGTCGATGGGGCATCCATCTTTGCCGGAGCGATCTTGAAGCATCTAACGAAAAAACGTACCGCAAATAGGCAGCGAAAGGTGGCCCATTTACGTAACGCAACTCTTCCTGCTTAAAGCCACGGGCGATGCAGCGCAACGGTTCCAGCTTGCGgattgtttttaattgttttgctcTGTGGCCCCGCAGTGACTGCACCCAGTGAAGTGCATCGGCGCCCAAAGTAGGCCAGAGAGTTGTTGCATCCGACGCGCGGTAAATTTTGCGACGCCGatttgaaagtgaaaacacgATCCGCGAAGGCGTACTTTGGGCTAGAAATAGACGCCGACCGAGACGACGCAAGAAGCACGACCTGGCCCAAAGCCCGGAGCAGGAGAGatgcaacagagagagaaagagagagcgagacaatGTGTCGCAGaatgagagggagagaaaggaGGGGGCTTAGGAAAAACATAGACAAGCGACCGACGAATAAACAAATCGAAGAAGGCGAACGAATGAAAAGTGAGCGTCCGTGGAtggaattaaaacaaaacacaaacacaccacacacatgTAAGGattttccctctctctctatccatGCTTGTTTTCCCGTCGTGTTTCGTTTCCCATCTCTTTTCCCACTGGTGTTGGTTCCTTGAGCTGTTTTGCTCGGGGCTCGGTCTCGTCGTcgaacggaaaggaaaattgaaCGCAAACCGGCaagaaaatgaagcgaaaccaaccgaacaaaaaaacaacagacgAAAGAGAACTGGTCCAATGACCTCTGCCGCACCCGGGAAAGCGGCGAGCGACCTGGTCAGGAAGTGGAAACATTGACTCATTTGCTTATTTTCTGCAGTGTGATGTTATGAAGTTTGCAGTAATTGTTCAGATGAAATGATTTACCATTTATCcaatttaatattaatttataGTTGctatttttgtttgtgtctTCCATTCTTATTCTGGTTTCCGTTAACTTACACTCTACTCATTAATTAACAAATACAACAAATATAGAAGGATCTTTGCAATTGGCTTTTATTGGGTGGAtctttttcgttcgattcgtaGAAAGCAACATAAACTTTCcggtttattatttaaatcgCATTATTGGCGGCGCTTTTGAGACTATGAACTCGCCTTTGGCGCTCTTTATTTGTACTAtcaatgaataaaacaaaaaattgatgCAAACGACCACCATTAGTGCAACAGGCCAGCGccaggaaggaagcgaaaaccaccgaaaactGCACCGATCAAACCGCTAGGATGAgccaaaaagagaaaagaataaaaaagggagggaaagagtgaaagaaaaaggggaaaaaatgaACGCAAATTACAACATAAATCCTGCCCAAGGCAAAGGTTAACTTCGGTTGGCTTCAGATTCGCGGCTACCACCTTTTTTCGGGCTGGTTGGTTGATGTCTTTTCGCCTCTGTTCCGTCTCATTTTTCTTACCACAAATTTGGCAACGCAccccgcgctctctctctctctctcttcctttgGGGGTGTGCGTCCCGTTTTGGGGGCCAAGGCACATTTTCACGGTCAGCcggccccgtgccgtgcccgtcGCTGCGCCAGACGACCCGAAAACGTGTTTCGTGCATTATGTCAGCCCCGAGTCCGTTGAGGGGCAGAGAGACACGACCTGCcagacagacacacatacGTCATGCACACGGCACCGGGGCGTAGTAATGGGGTGGCGCTTTGTTGTtggcgatgcgatgcgatgcctAAAAATGAAACGCGAAACATGAGAGTCACGACAAAACGGCGATGCAAAgcggccaaaacaaaaaaagaacatgAAACCACTCGAAAAGAGGTGAAAAGAGCGAAAGGCGACAAGACGTAAACGCGGGGAAACAGATTTGCATTTCGCGGGCTTTTGTTGTTCggtgttttttgctttcgatcacctacgtttctttttttattcataatgGACGTGACAATTGTGTGATTAGCGTTTTGTCTGtgcttttttcattttgctttcgttAATGAGCAATTAGTTTGTGATGACGATTTGGTAACTGCAACAGTTTTTCTATGTTTGAG
Coding sequences within it:
- the LOC128268536 gene encoding LOW QUALITY PROTEIN: phospholipase D2 (The sequence of the model RefSeq protein was modified relative to this genomic sequence to represent the inferred CDS: inserted 2 bases in 1 codon) → MSLSEMGTSNPALSCDDGATPCHSTAPADPVTPGMGAVGAHDISLACYSLRSEPEEYDDNLDAPDSVTYLSIGGPNPVLVMREGDADSVTPASEIPYNYVYNQPIKFDSMRRHIFIPGLEINVEIIDNERSLTSHVLNPNLYTVKLTHGPFSWTVQKRYNHFRNLHQQLTTYRTSLHIPFPTKSHKERRDSFRNMHHVHQTTASVGSLAVLFGSQAHSSLFLPAGHAXQKLGKPLKKIKKSALPRFPLKPDSLVSFDAVPQRIKQLEEYLYNLLNISLYRNFHGTVNFLEVSHISFIAALGEKGKEALIKKRTGSTRAGQSGCNFCGCVTSGCCVRCSYFCTDVVWSKWRNRWFFVKETCFGYYRPKDGVLRCVVLYDQGFDVSSGMYSTGMRNGLQIATNSRYLVIKYPTRRMARDWMSHLKRVANESARDFTLPNPHQSFAPSRPGVQAGWFVDGAGYMSAVADALEGATEEIFITDWMLSPEIYMKRPAIDGDYWRLDKILKRKAEQGIKIFVLLFKELDFALGINSYYSKQKLVEQHENIKVLRHPNHAKAGILFWAHHEKLVVVDQTYAFVGGIDLCYGRWDDYKHRMTDLGSISSSTTSSANNTTIRKPSTVVELDENGSVANLLKSSKNIAIATTVERRAEPEAPPLSPQAEDGQHRQKFVQTQPDVVAEATAEQSHKLLIAAAQALNLVGAEQTADDRDAAGLPENIKQNTPEMERRNIMGKLKDMGRDLKNRITLTDQPEQSPAGGGVDASGGPKSNVSSPRCLSEEERRKRQLHGDGDKRFAIGNGESVLSPQPFKNNFFELDGQAKLWIGKDYINFIVKDFINLDMPYVDLVDRTTTVRMPWHDVATVVLGQAARDVARHFIERWNAVKLEKCRENASYPYLLPKSYSDMRIDSRFLNVPLHHVTCQVLRSASSWNCGFIEPDYVEQSIHEAYVQTISKAQHYIYIENQFFISMELGNSVVKNQVAEYLFKRIVRAYREKKVFRVYVVMPLLPGFEGDVGGATGISLRAITHWNYASISRGKTSLLSRLRAAGIDRPCEYISFHSLRTNSTLNGTPVTELIYVHSKLLIADDKVVICGSANINDRSLLGKRDSEVCVMITDESFEEGRMNGEAYPCGIYAGKLRKFLFREHLGLLEPHPKRTPIDITDPVTDSFWNGVWRRTSKRNTILYDEVFRCIPSDNVQSFAMMKRFLEDKSLLQSNPDGIQQAVSRIEGNLVDLPLKFLRDEVLTPPGTSKEGIMPTYMWT